From one Streptomyces sp. ICC1 genomic stretch:
- a CDS encoding AAA family ATPase encodes MDTTGNETTAEALRPHAEDAFAHELKALAAADDRTRPARWKLSPWAVATYLQGGTLADGTVITPKYVGPRRIVEVAVTTLATDRALLLLGVPGTAKTWVSEHLAAAVSGDSTLLVQGTAGTPEEAIRYGWNYARLLAHGPSREALVPSPVMRAMAEGMTARVEELTRIPADVQDTLITVLSEKTLPIPELGQEVQAVRGFNLIATANDRDRGVNELSSALRRRFNTVVLPLPATADAEVDIVARRVDQMGRALDLPAAPEGLEEIRRVVTVFRELRGGVTDDGRTKVKSPSGTLSTAEAISVVTGGLALAAHFGDGVLRSSDVAAGILGAVLRDPVADKVVWQEYLEAVVRERDGWKDFYRACREVTA; translated from the coding sequence ATGGACACGACCGGGAACGAGACCACCGCAGAGGCACTGCGACCGCACGCCGAAGACGCCTTCGCACACGAACTGAAAGCCCTGGCCGCGGCCGACGACCGGACCCGCCCGGCCCGCTGGAAGCTCTCCCCGTGGGCCGTGGCGACGTACCTGCAGGGGGGCACGCTCGCCGACGGAACCGTCATCACGCCCAAGTACGTGGGACCGCGCCGCATCGTCGAAGTCGCCGTCACCACCCTCGCCACCGACCGCGCGCTGCTGCTCCTCGGAGTCCCCGGCACCGCCAAGACCTGGGTGTCCGAGCATCTCGCGGCCGCGGTCAGCGGCGACTCCACCCTCCTCGTCCAGGGCACCGCCGGAACCCCCGAGGAAGCCATCCGCTACGGCTGGAACTACGCCCGGCTCCTCGCCCACGGCCCCAGCCGCGAAGCCCTCGTACCGAGCCCCGTCATGCGGGCCATGGCCGAGGGCATGACCGCCCGCGTCGAGGAGCTCACCCGCATCCCCGCCGACGTCCAGGACACCCTCATCACCGTCCTGTCCGAGAAGACGCTCCCGATACCGGAGCTCGGCCAGGAGGTGCAGGCCGTGCGCGGCTTCAACCTCATCGCCACCGCCAACGACCGCGACCGCGGCGTCAACGAGCTCTCCAGCGCCCTGCGCCGCCGCTTCAACACCGTCGTCCTGCCGCTGCCCGCCACCGCCGACGCCGAAGTCGACATCGTCGCCCGCCGCGTCGACCAGATGGGCCGCGCCCTCGACCTGCCCGCCGCGCCCGAGGGCCTGGAGGAGATCCGCCGGGTCGTCACCGTCTTCCGGGAGCTGCGCGGCGGTGTCACCGACGACGGCCGCACGAAGGTCAAGTCGCCCAGCGGCACCCTGTCCACCGCCGAGGCCATCTCGGTCGTCACGGGGGGCCTCGCCCTGGCCGCCCACTTCGGGGACGGCGTGCTGCGCTCCTCCGACGTGGCCGCCGGGATCCTCGGGGCCGTCCTGCGCGATCCGGTCGCCGACAAGGTCGTCTGGCAGGAGTACCTGGAAGCGGTGGTCCGCGAGCGCGACGGCTGGAAGGACTTCTACCGCGCCTGCCGGGAGGTGACCGCGTGA
- a CDS encoding cobalamin B12-binding domain-containing protein, with protein sequence MGVTGPIRVVVAKPGLDGHDRGAKVIARALRDAGMEVIYTGLHQTPEQIVDTAIQEDADAIGLSILSGAHNTLFARVLELLAERDAADIKVFGGGIIPEADIAPLKAKGVAEIFTPGATTTAIVDWVRAHVRQPA encoded by the coding sequence ATGGGTGTGACCGGTCCGATCCGTGTGGTGGTGGCCAAGCCTGGTCTCGACGGCCACGACCGGGGTGCCAAGGTGATCGCGCGGGCCCTGCGGGACGCGGGCATGGAGGTCATCTACACGGGCCTCCACCAGACCCCCGAACAGATCGTCGACACCGCGATCCAGGAGGACGCCGACGCGATCGGCCTGTCGATCCTCTCGGGCGCGCACAACACACTGTTCGCGCGCGTGCTGGAGCTCCTCGCGGAGCGCGACGCGGCGGACATCAAGGTGTTCGGCGGCGGCATCATCCCGGAGGCGGACATCGCTCCGCTCAAGGCCAAGGGCGTCGCGGAGATCTTCACCCCGGGCGCGACCACGACGGCGATCGTCGACTGGGTCCGCGCCCACGTCCGCCAGCCGGCTTAA
- a CDS encoding SWIM zinc finger family protein, which translates to MTEQGVRWTAEQVLGLAPDDASRKAGARLGGGGPWSQTGGSASGAVWGLCKGSGSKPYRTVVDLAGPAYKCSCPSRKFPCKHALGLLLLWAAEGFGDPAGAPDWAAEWLTERAAKAARPAAGRSAEGPADAEAARRRAERRAARIGAGVTELEQRLADLVRGGLAGQEQAGYAAWEETAARMVDAQAPGLAGRVRELGTIPSCGSGWPARMLEEAALLHLLDRAWLGVSGLPEPLAATVRSRVGLQNGAEGEAVRDRWLVLSQYDTASPDGRLTTRRIWLRGLASGRSALVMDFGPPGRPPGLALPVGLVLDAEVRFRPGSAGLRADLGERFAAAEPCGAVPQGMGTGAALEAYGAALREDPWLDSWPVVLEAVVPIPGGQGGGRAGETAWQLADAEGTSALPVPLTGAGSRPLAGLWQLAALSGGGPVTVFGECGHRGFTPLTAWQPDSPEPVALA; encoded by the coding sequence ATGACTGAGCAGGGGGTTCGCTGGACAGCGGAACAGGTACTGGGTCTGGCTCCTGACGACGCGTCGCGCAAGGCGGGGGCCAGACTCGGCGGAGGGGGGCCGTGGTCTCAGACCGGAGGTTCCGCTTCCGGTGCGGTGTGGGGGTTGTGCAAGGGCAGCGGCAGCAAGCCGTACCGGACCGTCGTCGATCTGGCCGGTCCCGCCTACAAGTGCTCCTGCCCGAGCCGGAAGTTCCCGTGCAAGCACGCGCTGGGGCTGCTGCTGCTCTGGGCGGCGGAGGGTTTCGGCGATCCGGCCGGGGCTCCGGACTGGGCGGCCGAATGGCTCACGGAGCGGGCGGCGAAGGCCGCCCGGCCCGCGGCCGGGCGGTCCGCCGAGGGGCCCGCGGACGCGGAGGCCGCCCGCCGGCGTGCGGAGCGGCGGGCGGCCCGGATCGGCGCGGGCGTCACCGAGCTGGAGCAGCGGCTCGCGGATCTGGTGCGCGGCGGGCTGGCCGGCCAGGAGCAGGCGGGATACGCCGCCTGGGAGGAGACGGCCGCCCGGATGGTCGACGCGCAGGCGCCCGGACTGGCCGGGCGGGTGCGGGAGTTGGGGACGATACCCAGTTGCGGGTCCGGCTGGCCCGCACGGATGCTGGAGGAGGCCGCGCTGCTGCACCTGCTGGACCGGGCCTGGCTGGGGGTGTCCGGACTGCCGGAGCCGCTGGCCGCGACGGTCCGCAGCAGGGTGGGGCTGCAGAACGGGGCGGAGGGCGAGGCCGTACGGGACCGCTGGCTCGTGCTGTCCCAGTACGACACGGCGTCTCCCGACGGCCGGCTCACCACCCGCCGGATATGGCTGCGCGGGCTGGCGAGCGGGCGGTCGGCCCTGGTCATGGACTTCGGCCCGCCCGGGCGACCGCCCGGGCTGGCGCTGCCCGTCGGGCTGGTGCTGGATGCGGAAGTCCGCTTCCGGCCCGGCTCGGCGGGGCTTCGGGCGGACCTCGGAGAGCGGTTCGCCGCGGCCGAGCCGTGCGGGGCCGTGCCGCAGGGCATGGGCACGGGCGCGGCGCTCGAGGCGTACGGCGCGGCGCTGCGCGAGGACCCCTGGCTGGATTCCTGGCCGGTGGTGCTCGAAGCGGTGGTTCCGATACCGGGGGGACAAGGGGGAGGAAGAGCGGGGGAAACAGCCTGGCAACTGGCGGACGCGGAGGGGACGTCCGCCCTGCCCGTGCCCCTGACCGGGGCCGGGAGCCGGCCCCTGGCGGGGCTTTGGCAGCTGGCCGCGCTGTCCGGGGGCGGGCCGGTGACGGTGTTCGGCGAGTGCGGACACCGCGGATTCACCCCGCTGACGGCCTGGCAGCCGGACTCTCCGGAGCCGGTGGCGCTGGCCTGA
- a CDS encoding alpha/beta fold hydrolase, with the protein MGLTMSGAALRAGVLEALVLGGHLLMYPTGVLQERPPAGTSAARERPPALLLHGFTDNRSVFVLLRRTLGAGGLRQVETYNYSPFTLDLRVTAGHLARRVEELCERTGQERVDLVGHSLGGLVGRYYVQRLGGDARVRTLVTLGTPHSGTRVAPFMDAHPLVRQMRPDSEVLAALRAPAPGCRTRHVAFWSEFDELMDPTETARIEHPDLIAENVQVTGIGHLALPAHPTVIAAVRRALDGPAPIALSSPGTASVA; encoded by the coding sequence ATGGGGCTGACCATGTCCGGGGCCGCGCTGCGGGCCGGTGTGCTGGAAGCGCTCGTGCTCGGCGGGCACCTCCTGATGTATCCCACCGGAGTGTTGCAGGAACGGCCGCCCGCCGGTACCTCCGCCGCCCGCGAACGCCCGCCCGCGCTCCTGCTGCACGGGTTCACCGACAACCGGTCCGTCTTCGTGCTGCTGCGCCGCACCCTCGGGGCGGGCGGCCTGCGGCAGGTGGAGACGTACAACTACTCCCCCTTCACCCTCGATCTGCGCGTCACCGCCGGCCACCTCGCCCGCCGCGTCGAGGAGCTGTGCGAGCGCACCGGGCAGGAGCGGGTGGACCTGGTGGGCCACAGCCTGGGCGGACTGGTCGGGCGGTACTACGTCCAGCGGCTCGGCGGCGACGCCCGCGTGCGCACGCTCGTCACGCTCGGCACCCCGCATTCCGGCACCCGCGTCGCGCCCTTCATGGACGCGCACCCGCTGGTCCGGCAGATGCGGCCGGATTCCGAGGTGCTGGCCGCACTGCGCGCGCCCGCGCCCGGCTGCCGGACCCGGCACGTGGCCTTCTGGAGCGAATTCGACGAGCTGATGGACCCCACCGAGACGGCCCGCATCGAGCATCCGGACCTGATCGCCGAGAACGTGCAGGTCACCGGCATCGGGCACCTTGCCCTGCCCGCGCATCCCACCGTCATCGCGGCGGTCCGGCGCGCGCTCGACGGGCCCGCCCCGATCGCCCTCTCCAGCCCCGGGACCGCTTCCGTCGCCTGA
- a CDS encoding VWA domain-containing protein: MAGTGSAAVVGEERLRRWRMVLGGGEADGTGYTLTGADAGMDAALGALYGGNGGAGRKRKGERSAGLGGSAPNVARWLGDIRTYFPTSVVQVMQRDAIQRLGLSALLLEPEMLEAVEPDVHLVGTLLSLNKAMPETTRETARAVVRKVVEQLEKRLAAKTRATLTGALDRSARISRPRHADIDWDRTIRANLKNYLPEYRTVVPERLIGYGRAARSVKKEVVLCIDQSGSMAASVVYASVFGAVLASMRSIATRLVVFDTAVVDLTDQLDDPVDVLFGTQLGGGTDINRALAYCQSKITRPADTVVVLISDLYEGGIRDEMLKRVAAMKAAGVEFVTLLALSDEGAPAYDREHAAALAALGAPAFACTPDLFPEVMAAALEKRPLPVP; the protein is encoded by the coding sequence ATGGCTGGGACGGGGAGCGCGGCAGTGGTAGGCGAGGAGCGGTTGCGGCGGTGGCGGATGGTGCTCGGCGGGGGCGAGGCGGACGGGACCGGGTACACGCTGACCGGTGCGGACGCCGGGATGGACGCCGCGCTCGGGGCGCTGTACGGGGGCAACGGCGGCGCCGGACGCAAGCGGAAGGGGGAGCGGTCGGCCGGGCTCGGCGGCTCCGCGCCGAACGTGGCGCGCTGGCTCGGGGACATCCGGACGTACTTCCCCACCTCCGTGGTGCAGGTCATGCAGCGGGACGCGATCCAGCGCCTGGGGCTGTCCGCGCTGCTGCTGGAACCGGAGATGCTGGAGGCCGTCGAGCCGGACGTGCACCTCGTCGGCACCCTGCTCTCGCTCAACAAGGCGATGCCCGAGACGACCCGGGAGACGGCCCGCGCGGTGGTCCGCAAGGTGGTCGAGCAGTTGGAGAAGCGACTCGCGGCCAAGACGCGGGCCACCCTCACCGGCGCGCTCGACCGGTCCGCGCGGATCAGCCGGCCCCGGCACGCGGACATCGACTGGGACCGCACCATCCGGGCCAACCTGAAGAACTACCTCCCCGAGTACCGCACCGTCGTCCCCGAGCGGCTGATCGGCTACGGCCGCGCCGCCCGGTCGGTGAAGAAGGAGGTCGTGCTGTGCATCGACCAGTCGGGCTCGATGGCCGCCTCCGTCGTCTACGCCTCCGTCTTCGGGGCGGTGCTCGCCTCGATGCGGTCGATCGCCACCCGGCTGGTCGTCTTCGACACCGCCGTCGTGGACCTGACCGACCAGCTCGACGACCCCGTCGACGTGCTCTTCGGCACCCAGCTCGGCGGCGGCACGGACATCAACCGCGCGCTCGCCTACTGCCAGTCGAAGATCACCCGTCCCGCGGACACCGTCGTGGTCCTCATCAGCGATCTCTATGAGGGCGGCATACGCGACGAGATGCTGAAGCGGGTCGCGGCGATGAAGGCCGCGGGGGTGGAGTTCGTGACCCTCCTCGCCCTGTCCGACGAGGGAGCCCCCGCTTACGACCGCGAACACGCCGCCGCCCTCGCCGCGCTCGGCGCCCCCGCCTTCGCGTGCACCCCCGACCTGTTCCCGGAGGTCATGGCCGCGGCGCTGGAGAAGCGCCCGCTGCCCGTCCCGTGA
- the sucC gene encoding ADP-forming succinate--CoA ligase subunit beta, protein MDLFEYQARDLFAKHGVPVLAGEVIDTPEAAREATERMGGKSVVKAQVKVGGRGKAGGVKLAATPDEAVARATDILGMDIKGHTVHKVMIAETAPEILEEYYVSYLLDRTNRTFLAMASVAGGMDIEQVAEETPEKLAKVPVNANEGVTIEKAREIVALAQFPAEVAEKVAEVLVTLWATFIAEDALLVEVNPLAKVANGDVIALDGKVSLDENAEFRQPGHEAFVDHAAANPLEAAAKAKNLNYVKLDGEVGIIGNGAGLVMSTLDVVAYAGENHGGVKPANFLDIGGGASAAVMANGLEIILGDPDVKSVFVNVFGGITACDEVANGIVQALQLLEDKGEAVTKPLVVRLDGNNAELGRKILSDANHPLVQRVDTMDGAADKAAELAAAK, encoded by the coding sequence GTGGACCTGTTCGAGTACCAGGCGAGGGACCTCTTCGCCAAGCACGGTGTACCGGTGCTGGCCGGTGAAGTCATCGACACGCCTGAGGCAGCCCGCGAGGCCACCGAGCGCATGGGTGGCAAGTCGGTCGTCAAGGCGCAGGTGAAGGTCGGAGGCCGCGGCAAGGCCGGTGGCGTCAAGCTCGCCGCCACCCCGGACGAGGCCGTCGCCCGTGCGACGGACATCCTCGGGATGGACATCAAGGGCCACACGGTCCACAAGGTGATGATCGCCGAGACCGCTCCGGAGATCCTGGAGGAGTACTACGTCTCGTACCTCCTCGACCGCACCAACCGCACCTTCCTGGCCATGGCCTCGGTCGCGGGCGGCATGGACATCGAGCAGGTCGCGGAGGAGACCCCGGAGAAGCTCGCCAAGGTCCCGGTGAACGCCAACGAGGGCGTGACCATCGAGAAGGCCCGCGAGATCGTCGCGCTGGCGCAGTTCCCGGCCGAGGTCGCCGAGAAGGTCGCCGAGGTCCTCGTGACCCTGTGGGCGACCTTCATCGCCGAGGACGCGCTCCTCGTCGAGGTCAACCCGCTCGCGAAGGTCGCCAACGGCGACGTCATCGCGCTCGACGGCAAGGTCTCGCTCGACGAGAACGCCGAGTTCCGCCAGCCGGGCCACGAGGCGTTCGTGGACCACGCGGCCGCGAACCCGCTCGAGGCCGCCGCCAAGGCGAAGAACCTCAACTACGTGAAGCTCGACGGCGAGGTCGGCATCATCGGCAACGGCGCGGGTCTCGTCATGAGCACCCTCGACGTCGTCGCGTACGCCGGCGAGAACCACGGCGGCGTCAAGCCCGCCAACTTCCTGGACATCGGCGGTGGCGCCTCCGCCGCCGTCATGGCCAACGGTCTCGAGATCATCCTCGGCGACCCGGACGTCAAGTCCGTCTTCGTCAACGTCTTCGGCGGCATCACCGCGTGCGACGAGGTCGCCAACGGCATCGTCCAGGCGCTGCAGCTGCTCGAGGACAAGGGCGAGGCGGTCACCAAGCCGCTCGTCGTCCGCCTCGACGGCAACAACGCCGAGCTGGGTCGCAAGATCCTCTCGGACGCCAACCACCCGCTGGTCCAGCGCGTGGACACCATGGACGGCGCGGCCGACAAGGCCGCCGAGCTCGCGGCTGCGAAGTAA
- a CDS encoding DUF5682 family protein, translating to MKGPREAEDPPRSAVRGPLLLGVRHHGPGSARAVRAALEAGRPAAVLIEGPPEGDALLPLAAAPGMRPPVALLAHAADDPGRAAFWPLAGFSPEWAAIRWAQERDVPVRFIDLPAAHSLAAPADGEGDGGASDPVRLDPLAVLAETAGYDDPERWWEDVVEHRGTAGPDADPLGVFEALGEAMGALREEYGDGGHHRDLVREAYMRQRMRAARREFGEAYAVVCGAWHVPALRAKTTAAADKALLTGLPKVKVETTWVPWTHRRLARAGGYGAGITSPGWYAHLFTAPDRPVERWLTKVAGLLREEDRQVSPAHVIEAVRLADTLAAMRGRPVAGLTETLEAVRAVMCDGSDIPLALIEDRLVVGDVLGEVPDAAPVVPLQRDLNRLQRSLRLKAEAQDRELELDLRKDTDTAKSLLLHRLRLLGIGWGVPVASRGSTGTFRETWRLRWEPELAVRVAEAGIWGTTVLGAATAKAEADAAAAGELGEITALAEHCLLAGLSEALPAVLRALADRAALDTDVAGLAKALPALARSLRYGDVRGTDAAALGTVAAGLAERICVALPPACAAGLDADAAAELRGQVDGVHGAIGLLCSEEEPGGLRERWSAVLRTLAGRDTVPGLIRGRAARLLLDDGRLPPEETARLMGLSLSPASAPADAAGWIEGFAGGGSGGGTLLVHDDRLLGLIDTWLVSVPERAFVDVLPLLRRTFGAYEAGVKRTLGELVRRGPAAGPAGAGGGSAPAGFAPDLDPVRADAVVDLVRLLLAAAPA from the coding sequence GTGAAGGGCCCCCGGGAGGCCGAGGACCCGCCGCGGTCCGCGGTGCGGGGGCCGCTGCTCCTGGGCGTACGGCACCACGGCCCGGGGTCGGCCCGCGCGGTGCGCGCCGCCCTCGAGGCGGGCCGGCCGGCGGCGGTGCTCATCGAGGGGCCGCCCGAGGGGGACGCCCTGCTGCCGCTGGCCGCCGCCCCCGGGATGCGGCCGCCCGTCGCCCTGCTCGCGCACGCCGCGGACGATCCCGGCCGGGCCGCCTTCTGGCCGTTGGCCGGCTTCTCCCCGGAGTGGGCGGCCATCCGGTGGGCGCAGGAGCGGGACGTGCCGGTCCGGTTCATCGACCTCCCCGCCGCGCACTCGCTGGCCGCGCCGGCGGACGGGGAGGGGGACGGCGGCGCGTCCGACCCCGTCCGGCTGGACCCCCTCGCGGTGCTCGCCGAGACCGCCGGGTACGACGACCCCGAGCGCTGGTGGGAAGACGTCGTGGAGCACCGGGGCACGGCCGGTCCCGACGCCGACCCGCTGGGCGTGTTCGAGGCCCTCGGGGAGGCCATGGGCGCCCTGCGAGAGGAGTACGGGGACGGCGGCCACCACCGGGACCTGGTTCGCGAGGCGTACATGCGGCAGCGGATGCGGGCCGCGCGCCGCGAGTTCGGCGAGGCGTACGCCGTCGTCTGCGGGGCCTGGCACGTCCCGGCCCTGCGGGCGAAGACCACCGCCGCCGCGGACAAGGCGCTGCTGACCGGACTGCCCAAGGTCAAGGTGGAGACCACCTGGGTCCCCTGGACCCACCGGCGCCTGGCCCGGGCCGGCGGGTACGGCGCGGGCATCACCTCACCCGGCTGGTACGCGCACCTCTTCACCGCCCCGGACCGGCCCGTGGAGCGGTGGCTGACCAAGGTCGCGGGCCTGCTGCGCGAGGAGGACCGGCAGGTCTCCCCGGCGCACGTCATCGAAGCGGTCCGGCTCGCCGACACCCTGGCCGCGATGCGGGGCCGGCCCGTGGCGGGCCTGACGGAAACCCTCGAAGCGGTCCGGGCGGTGATGTGCGACGGCTCCGACATACCGCTCGCCCTCATCGAGGACCGGCTCGTCGTCGGCGACGTGCTCGGCGAAGTCCCGGACGCGGCGCCCGTCGTACCGCTCCAGCGCGACCTGAACCGCCTGCAGCGCTCGCTGCGCCTCAAGGCCGAAGCGCAGGACCGCGAGCTCGAGCTCGACCTGCGCAAGGACACCGACACGGCCAAGTCCCTGCTGCTGCACCGGCTGCGGCTGCTCGGCATCGGCTGGGGCGTCCCGGTGGCCTCGCGGGGGAGCACGGGCACCTTCCGGGAGACCTGGCGCCTGCGCTGGGAGCCGGAGCTCGCGGTGCGGGTGGCCGAGGCCGGCATCTGGGGGACCACCGTCCTCGGGGCGGCCACCGCCAAGGCCGAGGCCGACGCGGCGGCCGCCGGGGAGCTGGGCGAGATCACCGCCCTGGCCGAGCACTGCCTGCTGGCCGGGCTCTCCGAGGCCCTGCCGGCCGTCCTGCGGGCCCTCGCCGACCGGGCCGCCCTGGACACGGACGTGGCGGGCCTGGCGAAGGCCCTGCCCGCGCTGGCCCGTTCGCTGCGGTACGGGGACGTGCGCGGCACCGACGCGGCGGCGCTGGGGACGGTCGCGGCCGGGCTCGCGGAGCGAATATGCGTGGCGCTGCCGCCCGCCTGCGCGGCCGGGCTGGACGCCGACGCGGCGGCGGAGCTGCGGGGGCAGGTGGACGGGGTGCACGGTGCCATCGGGCTCCTGTGCTCGGAGGAGGAGCCGGGCGGCCTGCGGGAGCGCTGGTCGGCGGTCCTGCGGACGCTGGCCGGACGGGACACCGTCCCCGGGCTGATCCGCGGCCGGGCGGCGCGGCTGCTGCTCGACGACGGGCGGCTGCCGCCCGAGGAGACGGCCCGGCTGATGGGGCTGTCGCTGTCCCCGGCGTCCGCCCCGGCCGACGCGGCGGGCTGGATCGAGGGCTTCGCGGGCGGCGGCTCGGGCGGCGGCACGCTGCTGGTGCACGACGACCGGCTGCTGGGGCTGATCGACACCTGGCTGGTGTCGGTGCCGGAGCGGGCGTTCGTCGACGTACTGCCGCTGCTGCGGCGCACGTTCGGGGCGTACGAGGCGGGCGTGAAGCGGACCCTGGGCGAGCTGGTCCGGCGCGGCCCGGCGGCGGGCCCCGCCGGGGCGGGCGGCGGTTCGGCTCCGGCGGGCTTCGCTCCCGATCTGGACCCGGTCCGCGCGGACGCGGTGGTGGACCTGGTCCGGCTCCTCCTGGCGGCGGCTCCGGCCTGA
- a CDS encoding DUF5691 domain-containing protein, whose translation MNTATKTDRTSADRTSADEALGDWEELVAAALLGTDRRQGSPEALLGAAAVQTVRRRAGLRPAEAGPRPEPAPRDPRPAPPEAARQRLAQLLAGRTSAGGSGRRGAAPDLTELLPQWLAAAGHHGYRAPAALVPALLDAARARSDLRPQALSLAGTRGLWLARLNPDWRFALRGGSGAAGELPDATDAAGVDRLWQEGLFAERVALLGVVRAHEAAAAPRLLATTWATERAEDRLMFLDSLRAGLSAGDEPFLEAALDDRSRGVRATAAELLSSLPASALAGRMAERALACVGPEGVKPPAECDAGMLRDGVVERPPAGRGERAWWLAQLVESAPLLCWRERFGGLDPAGIVALPMGEDWVEELHAAWCRAAVRQRDPAWSKALLGSASEPPAAGPATASLAERAKLLSILGEEERAAWVAEFIRAHGLSEAFQLLGVCVVPWAGALGRAVVEALDSAREAGGYPWSFSGVMGLAERCLDPAEAGRLESAAAEPVEEGGAAAYWAEAFQRMVATLRLRAAMHAELAPPGP comes from the coding sequence ATGAACACGGCGACGAAGACGGATCGGACCTCGGCGGATCGGACCTCGGCCGACGAGGCCCTCGGGGACTGGGAGGAGCTGGTCGCGGCGGCGCTGCTGGGCACCGACCGGCGCCAGGGCAGCCCCGAGGCGCTGCTCGGGGCCGCCGCCGTGCAGACGGTGCGGCGCCGGGCGGGACTGCGGCCGGCCGAGGCGGGCCCGCGGCCCGAGCCCGCGCCGCGGGACCCGCGCCCGGCTCCGCCGGAGGCGGCCCGGCAGCGGCTCGCGCAACTGCTGGCCGGGCGGACGAGCGCCGGCGGCTCCGGGCGGCGCGGAGCGGCCCCGGATCTGACGGAGCTGCTGCCCCAGTGGCTGGCCGCCGCCGGGCATCACGGCTACCGGGCTCCGGCCGCGCTGGTCCCCGCGCTGCTGGACGCCGCGCGGGCCCGTAGCGACCTCCGGCCGCAGGCGCTGTCCCTGGCCGGGACGCGCGGACTGTGGCTGGCCCGGCTCAATCCGGACTGGCGGTTCGCGCTGCGGGGCGGCTCCGGTGCCGCCGGCGAGCTGCCCGACGCCACGGATGCGGCAGGGGTGGACCGGCTCTGGCAGGAGGGGCTGTTCGCGGAGCGGGTGGCCCTGCTCGGGGTCGTCCGGGCCCACGAGGCGGCTGCCGCGCCACGGCTGCTGGCGACGACCTGGGCCACCGAGCGGGCCGAGGACCGGCTGATGTTCCTCGATTCGCTGCGGGCGGGACTGTCCGCCGGCGACGAGCCGTTCCTGGAGGCGGCGCTGGACGACCGCAGCCGGGGTGTCCGGGCGACCGCCGCCGAGCTGCTGTCCTCGCTGCCGGCATCGGCGCTGGCCGGGCGGATGGCGGAGCGGGCCCTGGCCTGTGTGGGCCCGGAGGGGGTGAAGCCGCCGGCCGAGTGCGACGCGGGGATGCTGCGCGACGGCGTGGTCGAGCGGCCGCCCGCCGGCCGGGGGGAACGGGCCTGGTGGCTGGCGCAGTTGGTGGAGTCCGCGCCGCTCCTGTGCTGGCGCGAGCGGTTCGGGGGGCTCGATCCGGCGGGGATCGTGGCGCTGCCGATGGGCGAGGACTGGGTGGAGGAACTGCACGCGGCGTGGTGCCGCGCAGCCGTGCGCCAGCGCGACCCCGCCTGGTCGAAGGCCCTGCTCGGCTCGGCGTCGGAGCCGCCCGCGGCCGGCCCGGCGACGGCGTCGCTGGCGGAGCGGGCGAAGCTCCTGTCGATCCTGGGCGAGGAGGAGCGGGCGGCCTGGGTCGCGGAGTTCATACGGGCCCACGGCCTGTCGGAGGCGTTCCAGCTGCTCGGGGTGTGCGTGGTGCCGTGGGCGGGGGCGCTGGGGCGGGCCGTGGTCGAGGCCCTCGACTCCGCGCGGGAGGCCGGCGGTTACCCGTGGAGCTTCAGCGGGGTGATGGGCCTGGCGGAGCGCTGCCTGGACCCGGCGGAGGCGGGCCGGCTGGAGTCGGCGGCGGCGGAGCCGGTGGAGGAGGGGGGCGCGGCGGCGTACTGGGCGGAGGCGTTCCAGCGCATGGTGGCCACCCTGCGCCTGCGCGCGGCGATGCACGCGGAACTGGCACCGCCCGGTCCCTGA